GATGAGTCCGCCGGAGGTGAGCGGTGATGGCCTTCGACCTGGCGCCGATCCTGCCCACAGTCGAGCCGACGCTGTTCGCCCCAGTGTTCGTGGCGCTGTTCGCCGCACACCAGGTGGGCGACCACTGGGTGCAGTCCTCCTGCCAGGCCGCCACCAAGGCCCGGCCCGGGTGGGCCGGGCGTGCCGCCTGCGCCCGCCACGTCGCCTCCCTGGCGCTGACCAAGGTCATCGCCCTGGCGGTGGTGGCGCTGGTGCTGGGCCTGGACATCCACCCCGCGGCCGTCGGGCTCGCGCTGGCCGTGGACGCAGGTTCGCACTACTGGGCCGACCGGCGCACCACCCTGGCGCGCCTGGCCCAGCGGGTGGGCAAGGGCGAGTTCTACACCCTGGGCGCACCCCGGCCCGGCCACGACGACGCCCCGCACCTGGGCACCGGCGCCTACGCCCTTGACCAGTCCTGGCACGTGGCCTGGCTGCTGGTGGCCGCCCTGATCACCACGATCGGCGGCGCCTGATGGAACCCGTCGTCTACATCACCCTCGGCATCCTGCTGGCCCTGGCCGCCACCACCGCGGTGAAGAAGGTCCGCGCCGCCCGCAAGCGTGCCGCCGCCCGGATCCGCCGGTTGGCCGGCCCCCACGTGGTGGCCCGCACCAACAACCGCCGCCGCGCCGCCCGCAAGGGGGTCCGGCGATGACCACGACCGACATGGTGCGCCAGGCCGGAGCGCTGGCCCTGCTGCTGGTGCTGGCCCTGACCCTGGCGGTCACCCTGCTGCGGCTGCTGTCGCTGCCGCTGGCCGTGGCCGCCCTGGCCCTGGACACCGCCGCCGACCTGGCAGCCGCGCCCCTGACCGCCGCTGAACGCCACGCCGGAGGTGACCGATGACCACGACCACAACGGCGGCGAAGAACGACGTTGACGAGCTGGAGCAGTTGCGGCAGCGGCTGTCCCGACGCGAGGACCGCGCCCAGGTGCGCGCCCAGGTCCGCGCCGAACGCACCAAGCGGCGCGCCCAGCAGCGCCAGGAAGCCATCCGGCGCGGCGCGATGCTGGCCGGAGAATCCGCCCGCACCCGCCACCGCATCGCCCGGTCCGGTGAGGCCCGCGCGATGCGGGTGGAACGCACCCGAGCACTAGCCCTCGGCTGCCTGCTGCCGGTCATAGCCGCCTTCGGCGGATGGAGCGCGGCTGGAGTCCAGGCCGGGATGGTGAACCTGCTGTCCCTAGACCCTGGCTCTCCGGCCGCGGCCGCGGCGTGGCTGGTCGAACCCGCACTGCTGGGGATCGTGGCCGGAGTCATCCTGATCCGCGCCCGACTCCAGTCCGCCGGAGGCGACCTGGACGCACGCGCCACCCGCATCGAGTTCGGCGCACTGGCCACCTCGATCGTGCTCAACGCCGCCGGACACTGGCCCGAAGCCTTCGACGCCGGAGCGCTGGCCGCACTGGCCGGCCACGCCCTGGGACCCATCGGCGCCGCAGGCACGGCCTACCTGATCAGCATCATTCAAGACGGCGTCGCCAGCGCGACCCCGTGGGTCCTGGACGACGGCTCGGAAGCACCCTCCCTAGTCGACCAGGCAGACCCTGAGAGCGCTCCCCAGGACGTCCCCGAGAGCGCTCCTGGAAGCACTGGGGCGCCGCTGCCGCCCGCACTGGACTGGGTCACGGTTCCGGCCGAGGCCCGGCACCTGCCCATCGTGGCGCGCACCGCCCCCCAGCCCCGTCCCGAGCGTCCGCAGCAGCAGAGTTCCACCGCTGACCGGCGCAAAGAACAGGACTCAGAAGCACCCCGCAAGACCCGCCCGAACAAGGGCGCCAAGATCCCCGCCGCCGCCAAGAAGCGCGCTGCCGAGGACTCTCCGCGCGCGCTCTCCGATGCAGAGCTGGCCGACCGGCTCAGCGCTCTCATCGCCACCGACGAACTGAGCGCTGATGCTCCCGTGCGGCGCATCCAGAGCGCTCTCGGGGTCGGCTTCGACCGCGCCAAGCGCGTGCTCGCCATCCACCAGGACCGCACCGAAACCGTCGTCGCTTCCGGCCTGTCGGTCGTGACCGACTCCGCCGCCTGACCGAACCGGAGGACTGCACATGTTCCGCCCCAACCGCGAACAGCCCGACATCGAGGAAGCGCTGATCCTGGCCGAACGGGGCCGCGAAGCCGAGGTGATCGCGTTTCCCACCGGCGCCCGCCCCACCCAGGTGCCGCCCGCCGGCCCTGAGGCGCCGGCCACGCAGGTGACCGAGGTCCCCGCCGACGCCGATGCCGAGACCGCCCTCGGCGAGATCGTCGACGACGGCGAGGTTCTCAAGGGCGAGGTCGTCCGGGTTGACCGCGACGTGGACGCGTTCGTGGCTCAGCGCGGCGATTGGCTGGCCGATCTGGCCGAGCGCAAGAAGAGCGCCCGCCCGATCGTTCCGGCCTACCTGCGCACCCGTGAGGAGGCCGCACAGACCGCCAAGTGGGTGGCCGACTACTACGCTCACGTGCTGGCCTATCAGGCCACCCGCGCCCCGCTGTATCTGCTGCGGCTGCTGGGCCGCTCCCCGCGGGGTGCGGGCCGGGCGCTGACCGCGTGGGGCCGCTGGGTCGCCGATGCCGAGTCCAAGCCGCTGCGCCAGGCCGCCGCACAGCGGGGCTCAACCGGGGAATACATGGTGCTCTCGCGCGAGCGCAACGTGCGGGTGCGCACCCGCGCCACGCTTTCGGCCGGCACCGCCGCGGTGGTGCTGGTGACCGCGCTCATCGCCGCTCCGACCACGCCGGGCTGGGGTCCGTGGGTGGCGGTGTGGGCGCTGCTGACCACGCTCGGGGCCTTCGGCGGGAAGAAGGACGTGCCGCTGATCAACCGCGCGGTGCTGCCCGCCAAGGTGACCAAGCTCGACAGTGACGCGGTGCTGCGGGCGCTGGGCTCGCTGGGCATCGCCGAGATCAACAAGGCGCTCGGCCCGAAGGGCAGCGGGATCACCTTCACCGCGCCCATCACCCGCGACGGCCCCGGGTGGCGCGCCGAATTGGACCTGCCCTACGGCGTCACCGCTTCTGCGGTGGCGGAGAAGCGCAAGGAGCTGGCTTCCGGTCTGCGGCGCAACCTGGGCTGTGTGTGGCCTGAGGCCGAAACCGAGGAGCACCCCGGCCGCCTGGTGCTGTGGGTGGGCGACCTGCCGATGAACAAGGCCAAGCCCGCGCCCTGGCCGCTGCTCAAGACCGGCAAGGCCTCCATCTTCGAGCCGCTGCCCTACGGGGTGGATCAGCGCGGCCGCCCGGTGGCCATTCAGCTCATGTTCGCCAACCTGCTCATCGGCGCCATCCCGCGCATGGGCAAGACCTTCGGCCTGCGGGTGCTGTTGCTGGCCGCCGCCCTCGATGTCCTGGTTGAGCTGCGGATCTTCGAGCTCAAGGGCACCGGTGATCTGTCGATGCTCAGGCAGGTCTGCCACGACTACGGCCAGGGCTTCAGTGACCCGGTGCTTGAACGTGCGCTGCTGAGCCTGCGGGAGGTCCGCAAGGAGCTGCTGCGCCGCGCCGACGTCATCGCCAACCTGCCCCGCGACATCTGCCCGGAGAACAAGGTCACCCCCGAGCTGGCCGCCAAGAAGACGCTGGGGCTGCACCCGATCCTCATCGGCATCGACGAATGCCAGATGCTGTTCGAGCACAAGCAGTACGGCGAAGAGGCCGGCGCCATCGCCGAAGAGATCATCCGCCTTGGGCCCGCGCTGGGCATCATCCTGGTGGTGGCCACCCAGCGCCCCGACAAGGACGCCATCCCCACCGGCGTGGCGAGCAACGTGGGTCTGCGGATGTGCTTCAAGGTCACCGGCCAGGTCGAAAACGACATGGTGCTGGGCACTTCCAGCTACAAGAACGGGTTGCGCGCCACCACCTTCACCATGAGCGACAAGGGCATCGCCTACGCCGTGGGCGTGGCCGACGAGCCGATCATCTGCCGCTCAGCCTTCGTCGACGGCCCCGACGCCGAAAAGGTCGCCGACCGCGCCCGCCAGCTCCGCGAAGCATCCGGGCGCATCACCGGGGTGGCCGCCGGTGAAGCCCCGACCGTCGACGAGGCGCCCGCGGCCAACCTGCTCGATGACGTCCTGGCCGCCTGGCCCACCGGCGAGACCGAAGCCTGGTGGACCGTCCTGGTGGACCGCCTGGCCGAACTCCGGCCTGAGGAGTACGGCGCATGGGCCGAGGTCACTGACGCCCGCCGCAAGGCCACCCCGCTGTCCAACGCCATGAAGTCCCAGTACGGCATCGAGGGCCGCCAGATCAACCGGCTCATCAACGGCAAGGAGACCAACCGCCGCGGTGTCGACCTCGACACCATCACCAACGCAATCGCGGAGCGTGACTGAAACCAGGGGGGCGGTCCCGGGCCGCCCCCCCGCTAGACCTAGCACCCCTGCTAGCGACACAAACACCGATTCACCAGGGATGTAGCCGCTAGCAGCCACCAGCGCAAACACCCGATTCCAGCCGCCGGAACAGGGCCGGACCCCTCCCCGGCCTGCTTGCACCCAACCCACTGACCGTCACGAAGAGTGACAGCGCGGTCGGTGCCTCTAGCCCCGCCCGGGGCCGCGACATCTGCCAGGACGAGCGGCCCCAGGCGGTTTCCCTGCCCCGACCAGACAGCCGAGGAGGTGACCCCAATGGTAAAGGCCGTCCGCCGCCTGACCGCCGCCGCCATCGTCCACAGCACGCGTGTTCTGTGCGCCTGCGGCGTCCACTACTGCCCCAGCGACCCCGCCGAGTGGGCCGCTCACAAGAACTGCTGACCCGTCGCTGACACGAGAAAGCGGCCCCGGCGCATAGCCACCAAGCACCGCCGGGGCCGCGCTCCAACCGAAAGGAGCACTTCCATCATGACCCATCGACCCGCTACCGGCCAGATGCCCGAAGGCGGTGGCCGCTGATGGCTCGCAGCGTCGCCGCGTTCCTCGACCCCGACGGCGAGCGCCACGGCATCCCGACCTACCCGTGGGGATGGGCGCGCGTCTTCGACCCCGACCTGGCCACCCGCAAGCAACTGGCCGCACTCGGACTGCGCCCGGGCGGCCAGGAGCCGGCCGCCCAGCTCATGTGGCGTTCGCGCCGCGGCACCGCCGGGGTGCGCACCGCCGCCCTGTACCGGCTGTCCCTGGCCAAACCCAAGCGCCCGATGACCGCCGCCCGCGCCCGCGCGCTGGCCGCCGCCCTGCGCGCCCGACGCACCTGCTCCACCTGCCGCCTGACCTTCGTCTACTGCCTGCCCACCTCGCTGGGCCAGTGCCCCAACTGCGAGCACGGCACCACCCCGGAAGCCTGGGAACTGGAGGAAGCCGCATGAGCGTCCGCAGCGTCCTGCCCTACGTGCTGGCCGCCGCCAAGCGCGGGTGGTACGTCTTTCCGCTGGTGTGCGGTGGCAAGCAGCCGGTGCGCCGGTTCTGCGACTGGGAGCGCCACGCCACCACCGACCCCGACCTGATCGTTCGGTTCTGGAGCGGCGGCGCGTTCAACTACGGCATCGCCTGCGGCCCGTCCGGGCTGGTGGTCATCGACCTGGACACGCCCAAGCCCGGCGAGACGGCGCCGCCGGAGTGGAGCCGCGAGGGCATCACCGACGGCGCCGACGTCTTCGCCGCGCTGGCCGAGACCCACGCCGGTGGTGAACTGCCGCTGGACACCTTCACGGTGCGCACCCGCCGCGGTGGCCTGCACCTGTACTACGCCGCACCCGCCGGAGTGCAGTACCGCAACACCGCCGGCCGCACCCCGAAGGGGCTGGGGTGGCTGATCGACACCCGCGCCCACGGCGGCTACGTGGTCGGCCCCGGCTCCCACGTGGCCGGCGCCGACGCCTCCGGCCCCTACACGGTGGAGAACGCCGCGCCGCCGGCTCCGCTGCCCGCGTGGCTGGGCGCCCTGCTCCCCAAGGAGGGGGAGCACACCACCTCCGGCCAGGTCCACCAGATGCTGGCCACCTACCGCGACGCCGCCGGATACGCCGCCGCGGCGCTGCGTGGCGAAGTCGAGCGGGTGCTGTCCGCCCGGACCGGGCACCGCAACCACACGCTCAACGCCGCCGCCTTCGCCCTGGGCACGCTGATCGGTGGCGGGGTGCTGCCCAAGCACCTCGCCGAAGACGCCCTCCTGGCCGCCGGACAGCAGATCGGGTTGCCGCCGGCCGAATGTGAGGCCACCGTGCACAGCGGCATCCAAGCGGGTCTGCGCAAGCCGCGCGGAGGTGCCGCATGAGCGGCACCGAGGTGCACGACCAGGATCCCGCGGAACCGTGGGAGCCCCCGGTGCCGCTGGGAGCGGCCCGGACGCTGCCCGCCTTCCCGGTGGACGCGCTCCCCGACTGGGTAGCCGCCATGGTCACCGGTGTGGCCGAGGAAACCCAGACCCCCGCCGACATGGCCGGATGCCTCGCCCTGGCCGCGCTCTCGACCGCGGCCGGCGGGCGCGCCATCGTCCAGGTCCGCGGCAACTGGTCCGAGCCGGTCAACATCTTCACCGTGGTGGCGATGCCGCCCGCCTCCCGCAAGTCCGCGGTGTTTCGCGCCATGACCGCGCCGCTGATGCGCGCGGAAAAGCAGCTCGTGGAACGAGTGCAGCCCCAGATCATCGAGGCTCAACTGGCGCGCGACGTCGCAACCGGGGCCGCGGAGAAGGCCAAGCGCCTGGCCACCGGCAGCGGCCCCGACGGCGACCCCACTCTCATGGCCGACGCCTCCGATGCCGCCATGGCTGTGGAAGCCATCCAGGTGCCGCCCCTGCCGCGGCTGATGGCCGACGACATCACCCCGGAAGCCGCCGCCTCCCTGCTGGCCGAACAGGGCGGGCGCCTGGCCGTGCTCTCCGCCGAAGGCGGCATCTTCGCCACCCTCGCGGGCCGCTACTCCGGCGTGCCCAACTTCGAGGTCTTCCTGAAAGGCCACGCCGGAGACATGCTGCGAGTGGACCGCAAGGGCGCACCCGCCGAACACGTCGAACACCCCGCGCTCACCCTCGGGCTCGCCGTTCAGCCTGAGGTCATCAGCGAGATCGCCACCGGCCCCGGATTCCGCGGCAAGGGACTGCTGGGCCGGTTCCTGTACTCGCTGCCCGCCAGCAACGTCGGATACCGCAGGATCGACCCCGACCCCGTACCCGAAGACGTCGCCGCGGTCTACGACACCCAGTTGCAGACGCTGGTGCACGCGCTGGCCGACTGGGACGATCCCATCCGGCTCCAGGTCCACCCCGACGCCCTCAGCGCGCTCCAGAGCCATGCCGAAGTGCTGGAGACCCGCCTGCGCCCCGATAGCGGCGACCTGAACCACATCGGCGATTGGGCCGGCAAGTACATCGGCGCCGTAGCCCGTTTGGCCGCGCTCATCCACCTGGGCGCCCACCCGAGCAACGGGTGGCGCATCCCCGTCGACGCCGACACCATGGCCGCCGCGATCCGGCTGGGCGAGTACTTCACCGCCCACGCCCTGGCCACCTTCGACCACATGGGCGCCGATCCCGATCTCGCGGCCGCCCGCACCCTCATGGCGTGGATCGAGCGCAAGCGCCCCGAGCGCTTCACCGCCCGCGACGCCTTCCGCACGCTCCCGCGCGGCACCTTCCGCAAGGCCGCCGACCTGGCGCCCGCGCTCGAAACCCTCGAAGGCTACGGCTGGATCCGCCAGGAGCCCGCCCCGCCCCCCAGCAGGAAAGGAGGCCGCCCGCCCTCACCCGCCTACCAGGTCCACCCCGACATCAGCGGCCCCGGCGCATAGCCACCAAGCACCGCCGGACCGCGCTCCAACCAGAAGGAGTGCCGAACATGGAACTGCTCCCCCGGGATGCCCAGCAGCTCCCGCAAGCCCTGTACACGGTCAAAGAGACCGTGCAGATACTCCGGCTCAGCCGAAGCGAGATCTACGAGCAGATGAGCGCCGGCCGCCTGCGCTACGTCAAGGTCGGCCGCGCGCGGCGCATCTCCGAGCGCGCCATCGCGGACTTCGTCGCGCTGCTGGAACAGGAAGCCGAGGTGGCCGCCTGATGGCGCAACGCGCACGCCGCGGCGATGACTCCATCTACTGGGACAAGTCCAAGAACTGCTTCGTCGGTGAGGCTTCCATGGGATACACCCCCTCTGGGAAACGCCGCCGCCCGAAGGTCTACGGGAAGACCAAGACCGAGGTCCGGAACAAGCTCCGAGACAAGCGTCAGGAGCTTGAGAACGGGGTGAAGTCCTCCGCCCGGTACACCGTGGCCGACGCGGGTCGCGACTGGCTCAAGAACGGGCTCAAGGGGCGCGATCCGGGAACCGTGAAGCTGTACGCCCACTATGTGGAGACCTGCATCATTCCCGGTCTCGGGAAACGCGTTCTCCGGGACCTCACCGCCGATGACGTCGATGACTGGCTGGACACGCTCACCGAGCGGTACGCCACCTCGGTGATCGCGCGCCTCTTGGGTATGCTCCGGCGGATCATCCGGCAGGCTCAGCGGCGTGACAAGCTGCTCCGGAACGTGGCCGAGCTCGTGGAGGCTCCGGCCGGTACGGAAGGACGCCCGAGCAAGGCGCTCAACCTGGACCAGGCGCGGGCCGTGCTCGCCGCGGCCGCCGGGTCGCTGATCCACGCCTACATCGTCGTCTCGCTGCTGACCGGTATGCGCACCGAGGAGGCCCGGGCGCTCCGCTGGGAGCACGTCCACTTGGACCCGGGTGAGGACTCGCCTCCCTACATCGAGGTTTGGCGATCGGTGCGGAGGAAGGGCGAGACGAAGACCAGGAAGAGCCGGCGGACGCTCGCCCTGCCGCCGCTGGCCGTCCGGGTGCTGAAGGAGCACCAGGAGGAACAGGACCGCCAGCAGTTCAGGGCCGGGGACCGCTGGAAGGACGCCGACCTGGTGTTCAGCACCCGCAACGGGACCGAGCGCGACGCTCAAGACGTCAACCGCATGTTCAAGAGGGTGACCGAGAAAGCCGGGATCGGCCGGGACTGGAGTCCTCGGGAGCTCCGGCACAGCTTCGTCTCGCTGCTGTCCTCATTGGAGGTGCCCATAGAGCAGATCAAGGACTTGGTCGGGCACCACCGGTCATCGACCACTGAGACGGTCTACCGGAAGGAACTCCGGCCGGTCTTGCGGCGGGGAGCGGAGGTTCTAGGGCCGCTCCTCGAAGAGGAAGAGGGGGAAAACGGCTGAGAAAACGGCCCGTAGGCTCCCTTGTTGGCTCCACTGTTCTGTGGGCCGACCGGGGAGCCTGCGCTTTTGGCCGGTTGACCTGCCACGGGATCCGCGCACACCAGAACTGCCCGTGGCGGGCTCAGTCATAGGGGAAGACGCGACCGGCCCCCGGGGAGGTTGCCTGCGGGGCGCGATGATTTTCGGCTGCTGTGCCGGAGCCGGTCAGGTTCCCGGCGTGGTGGCCGGAACGCCGCCCACGTCGGCCTGCTCGTCGCCGGTTTCGGCCCCGATCCGCTGGACGTAGTCGAAGGGCAGGCGCTGCAGGAAGTCCGCTGCCGCGCCGATCGAGTAGCGGTAGGTGTGGGACGGGTCGGTCTCCACGGCCACGGCGAAGGCGATGTGGCCCTGGTAGCCGACGAACCATTGGACGGCGGTGTCCTCCCCGTCGATCCGCTGCTCGGCGACCCCCGTCTGACCGTGCACCGGCACCGTGCCGACGTTGGCCGCGGAGGCGCTGCCCTCCACCACGGTGGAGCGCATCATCTCGCGCAGCGGCTCGATCGCCTCGGGGTTCAGCCGCCGCTCCTGCTGCTCCTCCTGCCGCCCGCCGCCGTCGTCGGTCACGAGTCTCGGGGCGTGCCAGCTTCCGTCGGCGACCGCGCCGGCCGCCAGCGCCATCGTCAGCGGGCTGACCCGCACCTGGCCGGCCCCGACCATGGCGGCCGCGGTCTCGGTGGTGCCGCCCGGCACGGTGAACTCGCCGCTGTAGGCCGGTACGGGCAGCCGCCACTCGCTCCCGATGCCGAAGTCGGCCGCCGTCGCGGCGAGGGCGTCGGGGTCGACCGAGTCGGCCAGGCTCGCGAAGGCCGTGGTGCAGGTGTGGGCGAAGTCGGTGGCGAGGTCGGGTCGGCCCCACAGCCCGGTGCCGTTGATGGTGGTGAACGTGCGGTCGCCGACCGTCTGCTCGGCCTCGCAGGGCACCGACCGGTCGGGGCCCGCCGCACCGGATTCGAGCAGCGCCGCCGTCGAGACGATCGTGAACGCCTCGCCCGGCAGGTACTCCTTGGTGAACGCCCCGTCGTTGTCCACGCTGCCCGGTCGGCTCGCCGAGGCGAGGATCTCGCCGTTCCTGGCGTCCAGCGCGACCAGGTGGGCGTTCTCCGGCACCAGGGACAGCGCGCCTTCGGCCGCCTCCTGGACGGTGCCGTCCAGGGTGGTCGTGAGCGACCCGCTCTCGGCGCCCGGCCACTGGTACAGGATGTCGGTCCGCTCGCCGCCCTCGCCGAGCGTGACGATCTCGGTGGTGGCGGTGCCGGCGAGCCGCTGCTGGTAGACGCTCTGCAGGCCGCCCAGACCCACCGTGTCGCCGGCCTGGTAGGGGCCTGAGACGCGCGAGGAGACCTTGTGCTCGACCGTGCCCGCGACCTCGCCGATGACCGCGGAGGCCGACTTCGGGCTCAGCGGCATCTCGATCTGCTCGGCCTCGACGCCGGGGACGGCCTCGGCATCGTCGAGCAGCGCGGAGGCGACGTCCTTCTCGCGCATGAGGACCAGCGGCTGGAAGGCCTCGGGCGGGGCCGAGCGGACCCGGTTGAGCAGCGGGGCGGGATCCTCGTCGAGGAGCTCGGCGAGCCGGCCCACGCCGTCCTCCATGTCCGCCATGTCGGCCGGGCGGACCCCGAAAGCCACGACCTCGGTCTCGCCGACCAGCGGCTCCTCCTCGCGGTCGTAGATCTGACCGCGGTCGGGCACGTCGTAGGTGACGGCCAGCCGCTCCCCCTCGCCCAGCTCGGGGTGGATGACGCTCGGCGACCACGAGATGGTCCAGCCGCCGCCCGTGCGGGTCAGCGGCATGGAGCCGTCGTAGTTCCACACCGGGTCGCCGATGCCGAGGTCGGCCTCGGCCTCGAACTCCGCGGTGGCGGTCTCGCCGTCCTTGGTGATCGGGCCGAGGCTCAACCGCAGCGCGGCGAGGTCGAGCTGGTCGTGCGCCTGCTCCAGCGCCGCGGCGACCTGCTCGACGTCTCCGTCGGTCTGCCGCGCGGCCGCCCGGTAGTCGCCGGCCTGCCAATCCAGCAGGAAGGTGCGGACGGCGATCTCGGGGCTGGGCTCCGCCGCGCAGCCGGTGACGACCGCCGCGGCGGCGAGGCCCACCGTGGCGGCTGCGAATCGACGGGTATGACGGGTGGACACCCTTAGCGTTCCTTTCAACGCCTCAGCGCCGACGGCGGAGCGCGCGCTCGACCTCGCGCTTGGCCTCGCGCTCGGCGATGGCGTGGCGCTTGTCGTAGTCGCGCTTACCGCGGGCCAGAGCGATCTCCACCTTGGCCTTGCCGTCGCGGAAGTACAGCGACAGGGGCACCAGGGTGTGACCGGCCTCCCGGGTCTTGCCGATCAGCCTGGCGATCTCTTCGCGGTGCAGGAGCAGCTTACGCGGCCTGCGCGCCGCGTGGTTGGTCCACGTTCCCTGCGTGTACTCGGGGATGTGGACGTTCTGCAGCCACACCTCGCCGTCCTTGACCAGGGCGAAGCCGTCCACCAGGGAGGCCCGTCCGGCACGCAGCGACTTCACCTCGGTACCGGTGAGGACCAGCCCCGCCTCGTAGGTGTCGTCGATGTGGTAGTCGTGCCGGGCCCGCCGGTTCTGGGCGACGACCTTGTGTCCTTTTTCCCGTGCCACTGGAGTTTTCCTTTCCGCCGCTTCACACCCGCAGGTAGCGCCGCAGTGTCAGGAAGGAGGCGATGGTGCACAGCAGCACACCGAGGATCATCGACATGCCGATGACGTAGAGGACCGAGCCCATCCCCAGCGTGACGTCGAACTGGAACCACTCCTGGATCCTGTCCAGCAGGAAGAACTTCGTCGCGACGATGAACCCGGAGGCGAAGATGCCGCCGATCAGGCCGGCGATCGCGCCCTCCAGCAGGAACGGGAGCT
This sequence is a window from Spinactinospora alkalitolerans. Protein-coding genes within it:
- a CDS encoding DUF3307 domain-containing protein; translation: MAFDLAPILPTVEPTLFAPVFVALFAAHQVGDHWVQSSCQAATKARPGWAGRAACARHVASLALTKVIALAVVALVLGLDIHPAAVGLALAVDAGSHYWADRRTTLARLAQRVGKGEFYTLGAPRPGHDDAPHLGTGAYALDQSWHVAWLLVAALITTIGGA
- a CDS encoding cell division protein FtsK, translating into MFRPNREQPDIEEALILAERGREAEVIAFPTGARPTQVPPAGPEAPATQVTEVPADADAETALGEIVDDGEVLKGEVVRVDRDVDAFVAQRGDWLADLAERKKSARPIVPAYLRTREEAAQTAKWVADYYAHVLAYQATRAPLYLLRLLGRSPRGAGRALTAWGRWVADAESKPLRQAAAQRGSTGEYMVLSRERNVRVRTRATLSAGTAAVVLVTALIAAPTTPGWGPWVAVWALLTTLGAFGGKKDVPLINRAVLPAKVTKLDSDAVLRALGSLGIAEINKALGPKGSGITFTAPITRDGPGWRAELDLPYGVTASAVAEKRKELASGLRRNLGCVWPEAETEEHPGRLVLWVGDLPMNKAKPAPWPLLKTGKASIFEPLPYGVDQRGRPVAIQLMFANLLIGAIPRMGKTFGLRVLLLAAALDVLVELRIFELKGTGDLSMLRQVCHDYGQGFSDPVLERALLSLREVRKELLRRADVIANLPRDICPENKVTPELAAKKTLGLHPILIGIDECQMLFEHKQYGEEAGAIAEEIIRLGPALGIILVVATQRPDKDAIPTGVASNVGLRMCFKVTGQVENDMVLGTSSYKNGLRATTFTMSDKGIAYAVGVADEPIICRSAFVDGPDAEKVADRARQLREASGRITGVAAGEAPTVDEAPAANLLDDVLAAWPTGETEAWWTVLVDRLAELRPEEYGAWAEVTDARRKATPLSNAMKSQYGIEGRQINRLINGKETNRRGVDLDTITNAIAERD
- a CDS encoding RRQRL motif-containing zinc-binding protein; translated protein: MARSVAAFLDPDGERHGIPTYPWGWARVFDPDLATRKQLAALGLRPGGQEPAAQLMWRSRRGTAGVRTAALYRLSLAKPKRPMTAARARALAAALRARRTCSTCRLTFVYCLPTSLGQCPNCEHGTTPEAWELEEAA
- a CDS encoding bifunctional DNA primase/polymerase, yielding MSVRSVLPYVLAAAKRGWYVFPLVCGGKQPVRRFCDWERHATTDPDLIVRFWSGGAFNYGIACGPSGLVVIDLDTPKPGETAPPEWSREGITDGADVFAALAETHAGGELPLDTFTVRTRRGGLHLYYAAPAGVQYRNTAGRTPKGLGWLIDTRAHGGYVVGPGSHVAGADASGPYTVENAAPPAPLPAWLGALLPKEGEHTTSGQVHQMLATYRDAAGYAAAALRGEVERVLSARTGHRNHTLNAAAFALGTLIGGGVLPKHLAEDALLAAGQQIGLPPAECEATVHSGIQAGLRKPRGGAA
- a CDS encoding YfjI family protein; the protein is MSGTEVHDQDPAEPWEPPVPLGAARTLPAFPVDALPDWVAAMVTGVAEETQTPADMAGCLALAALSTAAGGRAIVQVRGNWSEPVNIFTVVAMPPASRKSAVFRAMTAPLMRAEKQLVERVQPQIIEAQLARDVATGAAEKAKRLATGSGPDGDPTLMADASDAAMAVEAIQVPPLPRLMADDITPEAAASLLAEQGGRLAVLSAEGGIFATLAGRYSGVPNFEVFLKGHAGDMLRVDRKGAPAEHVEHPALTLGLAVQPEVISEIATGPGFRGKGLLGRFLYSLPASNVGYRRIDPDPVPEDVAAVYDTQLQTLVHALADWDDPIRLQVHPDALSALQSHAEVLETRLRPDSGDLNHIGDWAGKYIGAVARLAALIHLGAHPSNGWRIPVDADTMAAAIRLGEYFTAHALATFDHMGADPDLAAARTLMAWIERKRPERFTARDAFRTLPRGTFRKAADLAPALETLEGYGWIRQEPAPPPSRKGGRPPSPAYQVHPDISGPGA
- a CDS encoding helix-turn-helix domain-containing protein, which translates into the protein MELLPRDAQQLPQALYTVKETVQILRLSRSEIYEQMSAGRLRYVKVGRARRISERAIADFVALLEQEAEVAA
- a CDS encoding tyrosine-type recombinase/integrase, encoding MAQRARRGDDSIYWDKSKNCFVGEASMGYTPSGKRRRPKVYGKTKTEVRNKLRDKRQELENGVKSSARYTVADAGRDWLKNGLKGRDPGTVKLYAHYVETCIIPGLGKRVLRDLTADDVDDWLDTLTERYATSVIARLLGMLRRIIRQAQRRDKLLRNVAELVEAPAGTEGRPSKALNLDQARAVLAAAAGSLIHAYIVVSLLTGMRTEEARALRWEHVHLDPGEDSPPYIEVWRSVRRKGETKTRKSRRTLALPPLAVRVLKEHQEEQDRQQFRAGDRWKDADLVFSTRNGTERDAQDVNRMFKRVTEKAGIGRDWSPRELRHSFVSLLSSLEVPIEQIKDLVGHHRSSTTETVYRKELRPVLRRGAEVLGPLLEEEEGENG
- a CDS encoding penicillin-binding transpeptidase domain-containing protein, with the translated sequence MSTRHTRRFAAATVGLAAAAVVTGCAAEPSPEIAVRTFLLDWQAGDYRAAARQTDGDVEQVAAALEQAHDQLDLAALRLSLGPITKDGETATAEFEAEADLGIGDPVWNYDGSMPLTRTGGGWTISWSPSVIHPELGEGERLAVTYDVPDRGQIYDREEEPLVGETEVVAFGVRPADMADMEDGVGRLAELLDEDPAPLLNRVRSAPPEAFQPLVLMREKDVASALLDDAEAVPGVEAEQIEMPLSPKSASAVIGEVAGTVEHKVSSRVSGPYQAGDTVGLGGLQSVYQQRLAGTATTEIVTLGEGGERTDILYQWPGAESGSLTTTLDGTVQEAAEGALSLVPENAHLVALDARNGEILASASRPGSVDNDGAFTKEYLPGEAFTIVSTAALLESGAAGPDRSVPCEAEQTVGDRTFTTINGTGLWGRPDLATDFAHTCTTAFASLADSVDPDALAATAADFGIGSEWRLPVPAYSGEFTVPGGTTETAAAMVGAGQVRVSPLTMALAAGAVADGSWHAPRLVTDDGGGRQEEQQERRLNPEAIEPLREMMRSTVVEGSASAANVGTVPVHGQTGVAEQRIDGEDTAVQWFVGYQGHIAFAVAVETDPSHTYRYSIGAAADFLQRLPFDYVQRIGAETGDEQADVGGVPATTPGT
- the smpB gene encoding SsrA-binding protein SmpB; amino-acid sequence: MAREKGHKVVAQNRRARHDYHIDDTYEAGLVLTGTEVKSLRAGRASLVDGFALVKDGEVWLQNVHIPEYTQGTWTNHAARRPRKLLLHREEIARLIGKTREAGHTLVPLSLYFRDGKAKVEIALARGKRDYDKRHAIAEREAKREVERALRRRR